A genomic window from Nocardioides rotundus includes:
- a CDS encoding protein-tyrosine phosphatase family protein, with protein sequence MAGLLVASRARGVRPGRAGSVGALGARRSVLERVEVACAGGRGRTGTALACIAIADGVAPADAVAFVRAHYDRHAVGMPWQ encoded by the coding sequence GTGGCCGGACTTCTGGTTGCCTCGCGGGCGCGCGGCGTTCGCCCGGGCCGTGCTGGCAGCGTGGGAGCGCTCGGCGCTCGGCGCTCGGTGCTCGAGCGAGTCGAGGTGGCGTGCGCGGGTGGTCGGGGCCGCACCGGCACAGCCCTGGCCTGCATCGCCATCGCCGACGGCGTCGCGCCGGCAGACGCGGTGGCGTTCGTGCGGGCGCACTATGACCGGCATGCGGTGGGGATGCCCTGGCAGTGA